Genomic segment of Novipirellula artificiosorum:
ACTTGGGCCATCAGAGCTCGGATAGAAGAATGGGGAACCGGATCGTTTAAACGCAAACTCAATCAACAACCACCCCAACACAACAGTCACTTGACAGCAGCAAACATTTCATAGAAGTGGACGAGGCCACGAGTCCTGCAACACGGGACTCGTGGCCTCGTCCACTACCAAAGTCGTCACTTGTTGTTCACGCGATGCTTACCGTTTTGTTGCGGTCACGATGGCTCGCAGCGGCGCGGGATGGCCTTCGACGGTACGGGAAGCATCGTCCGGGTCTAAGAAATCCGCAAGGGATTCAAAGGTCATCCAGTCCGTCCGACGTTGCTCGTCGGACGTCGTTAGGGTGATATCGATGCATTGGACATCGACGTAACCGCACCGCGTCAACCAGCAGCTTAACATGGGCACCGACGGGATGAACCAGACATTACGCATCTTTGCATAGCGACCGGTCGGGACGAGGACTTCGGGTTTGCAGGAATCCACCACCAACGTTTCGAGCACCAATTGGCCGCCCGGGCGTAGGGTTTCCGCAAGCGTCTGCAAATGATCAATGGGACTGGTCCGGTGATACAGCACGCCCATGGAAAACGTCGTATCGAAAGCGCCGAGCGATTTGGGTAACTCGGTATCGGTCAAGGGAACGACAAAATGCCGTTCCGGCATCGGTGCGAACCGACGGATCACTTCGAATTGCATCACGTAGAGCAAATAGGGGTCGCAGCCGAGGACCCATTCGGCTCCAGCCTCGAGCATTTTCCAGCCGTAGTAACCATTGCCGCATCCGACGTCCAAAACCGACTGACCCCGCAAATCGATCGCCGAGCCGATACGGTCCCATTTCCAATTCGATCGCCATTCTGTATCGATGGGTATCCCCAAGACCTCGAAGGGGCCTTTCCGCCAAGGATGAAACATTTTGAGCGTTTCTCGCAGGTCTTCACGTTGCGTTTCGCTACAGTTGCCGAGGACCTTGACGACATCGCCGCGGGAGTCGAGGGTTACATCGGGACCGTCGGGAAGCTGTTTCCATGCTCGCTTCCACTTGTCCAGGTTACCATGCTTTGCTGGGAAAAAACGATCTTCACATAGCGATCGAATTTCATCCGCGCAGCACGACCCGTCACGTTTTCGGAGCAGCTCGTACAAGGCGTTGCGGTCGAATAAGGTCATGTGGGCTGCTCCGACTTGACCGCCAAGACGGAAACGAAGTTGAAGCACTGAAACCACGGCGCCACACAACCGAAACCGACATCGCGAAGCCGCGCGACGTGTGAATCGGTCGTCTCGGGAAGCAAGCGGTTTTCCAACGCCGTTCGTTTTTGTGCGATTTCCAAATCGCTGTACCCGTGTGCTCGCTTGAAGTCATGGTGCAGATCGGTGAGCAAGGCTTGTTGAAGCGGGTCTTCAAAACAGATCTTCTCGGACAACAGGAGCGCTCCGCCCGGAATCAAGGCGTCGAACACCGATTGCATCAAAGCCGTGCGATCTTCGATGGGAACAAATTGCAAGGTCAAGTTGATCACGACAAACGATGCATGGTCCAAGGCGAACTCACAGATATCCGCTTCGTGAACCTGAATGCGACAGCCGCTCGGCGGTTGTGCATTGACGATGCTGCGAAGCCGCTCAACCATGGCGGGGGCATTGTCGATTGCATGAAGGATGCAGTCGGGTGGCGCCTGGGGCTGCATCAGCAGGGTCGCGGCTCCCAAAGAGCAACCGAGGTCGTAAACATTGGTGTTTGGCAGGATAAATCGACTCGATAACTGCTCGATCATGGACAAGATCGAAGCGTAGCCGGG
This window contains:
- the cmoB gene encoding tRNA 5-methoxyuridine(34)/uridine 5-oxyacetic acid(34) synthase CmoB — encoded protein: MTLFDRNALYELLRKRDGSCCADEIRSLCEDRFFPAKHGNLDKWKRAWKQLPDGPDVTLDSRGDVVKVLGNCSETQREDLRETLKMFHPWRKGPFEVLGIPIDTEWRSNWKWDRIGSAIDLRGQSVLDVGCGNGYYGWKMLEAGAEWVLGCDPYLLYVMQFEVIRRFAPMPERHFVVPLTDTELPKSLGAFDTTFSMGVLYHRTSPIDHLQTLAETLRPGGQLVLETLVVDSCKPEVLVPTGRYAKMRNVWFIPSVPMLSCWLTRCGYVDVQCIDITLTTSDEQRRTDWMTFESLADFLDPDDASRTVEGHPAPLRAIVTATKR
- the cmoA gene encoding carboxy-S-adenosyl-L-methionine synthase CmoA — translated: MTKDQIYSLPQRRVGDFTFDDAVADVFPDMIARSVPGYASILSMIEQLSSRFILPNTNVYDLGCSLGAATLLMQPQAPPDCILHAIDNAPAMVERLRSIVNAQPPSGCRIQVHEADICEFALDHASFVVINLTLQFVPIEDRTALMQSVFDALIPGGALLLSEKICFEDPLQQALLTDLHHDFKRAHGYSDLEIAQKRTALENRLLPETTDSHVARLRDVGFGCVAPWFQCFNFVSVLAVKSEQPT